The DNA segment TACCCAAATCCAAGCAAGACACTTTGACTCAAGTCATAGAGCCTCTTTCCTCCCAGGAGCTCAATTCCCTTCCCATGGATGGACACATGCACCGTCCACTCTGCCcacaggaggaagaagagagtggGATCCAAAAAGAAGATCATGTTTTCTAAAACACTCTGTTGTTGgctaaagcccagagaggttgagtaactttcCTGGAGTCACACAGGAAGTCAGCTGTAGAGTAAGCAAAAACCTGACTGTCCAAACCAGTCACATCCACCCCTAGTCCATCCCTGTTCCCTGTGAGGGTGCGGGCAGGGGGCACTTACTACCTTCTTCTTAGATCTCCCTTCTCTCTAAGAAAACCAGAAGTCTAGAACCGCAGGGCAGTCCCAGTCTTGTTTAAAGTGCAATTGCAAAACTGCCCCTCCCTATTACCGGTAATTCTCAGATAAATGTTCTTCTCCATCCCCCTAGAGGACGCTGTCTGGTGAAGGCAGCACCCACCAGCCCCAAACTGAGAAGCCCCTGACCCACCCCAGAACTAGGCTCTGCAGATCCCCCAACTAACCAGTCCCCTCAGTAGACCTACCTGCTTCACCATGAGGTGAAGCGCAGCAGCGGAGGGTATCCCCTGAGAAGGCTCTCACCAGCCAGTTCCTGAGGCTGCCCCTGGGGAGGAGACGCAGGCTTGTAGCCCAGATCCTTAAGGATACCAGGGGGTTGGGTGCAGGGCCCCGAAGCAGCCTGAGTGTAAAGGCATCCCTCCTAGGAGGTAGGGTCTGAAGAGGGGCTGGCAAAACCAGTTCCACCCCTCCGCAGCATCGTAGGCCTCCCAAGACCCAGACCGCGCTAAATGCCTGAAGAGGAAAGGTCCCCCCCGTCCCCCGCCTCCGCTTCCTCGCTGGAGACAGATTCCCACattccctctctccactccccaccGCGCCCAAGGGACTCGGGAAGACAAATACTTGCTGCCATAAAAGTGAACTATGAGGGCTGAAGTCAGGCGCGCGGAAGGGTCgccccgggggctgggggggaaagCAGGGCGTGCCTGGGCCAGAGATCTCGAACCTTTGCCCCTACTTTGCAACCTAAGATCCGTATCAACGCTGTGGCAAAGTACTGCTCTAGGAGGGCTCAAACCTGTCTGGACCCTGGGGCCGACCGGGCGGGAACAACTCGCTCCTCACATACACCCTCATCCTTCCTAAAATCTCCCCGccactcacccacccactccagcaaccatccCCGGGCGCAGTGTGGGTGTGCGGCTGGGAGCCGGTACCTGCTTCCTGAGCGCCTCGAAGGCTGCACTGATCGTGTGCACCCGCGTCCGCTCCCTGGCGTTCGCTAGGAGCCTCCGGGTCTGCTGCAGGGCTTTGATCTCCGAGGCAGCGGTGGTCGCTTCGCCCGGCCGTTTCCTAGGCGACGCGGAGGAATCCGGGTGGTTATTGTAAATTACGTGTGAAATTGACGAGTAAGAACTTTCCCCGGGACGCGTGGGGGGCGCGGGGCGCACGGAAGACTCCGGGGGCGCAGGGGGCGCCGACGGCGTGGGGCGTGCAGGCGGTGCGCACAGCAAGATACGGGGACGAAGGCCAGGCTCCCGGAAAGGCTGCGCCTCGGGACCCCCGGGTACTCGGCCCTGGGGCGCCGGAggcggcggtggcggtggcggtggcggcggcggcggcgtgggGAGTCCCGGCCCCACTGCACCCAGGGCGAAGCCGCGTTTCCGCGCGTCGGAAACCTCCGGCGCCCGGGCGCCCCGGCGCTCTCCGGCCGGGTCCGCGCCCCCACCTGAGGGAACAGCCGGCGCCACCGGGGCTGCCACCGGGGCCGCAACCGGCTGCAGCCTCTGGGTCCTGTCGTGCAGCCCGTTGGTGGCGGTGGCGCGGGGCTCGGGCGCTCCCAAGTCCAATCGGAAAGTTTTATAGCCGTTCGCGCGCCGCGCCGGCTCCTTGCCTTTCCGCTTGAGCTTCTTGAGGCCGTTCAGCTCCTTCACGCACACGGTCTTCCACGGCCCGTCCTCGAGAACCGGGATGTGCTTCATGGCGCGGGCAGCGCGCGAGGCAGGGGCGTGGGGCTGCCCGGGCCGCGCGCCCGCCGCGCTCGCTCTGCACGCCGCGCGCCGGCTCTGCCCGGGCGGCCGCCGCGCTCAGCGCCTGGGAGTCTCGGGCTCTCCCCCTTCTCGcgcccgccctcctccctccctttctccccctcgCCCGGGGCAGCTGCGCCGCCGGCTCCGCGAAGCCGCCGGGCTGTCCGTTCCCGGAGCGCTCAGAGTGTCATCTGAAGTCGCTGCCGCCTTGCCAGCATTTCTGGAGAACGCCCGCTGCGCTCCATCTGTGTTTGTTTAGCCTCAGTTTACACAGAAGCCCAGTTCGCGAGATCAGTCAGCGCCGCCGCCCCGAGAGGAGgcagcccccgccgccgccgccgcctccccagCCCCGGCCGCCCGAGCTGCGAGCGCCTTTAAAGAAACAGGAAGCATTTTTCAAAACAGCTGGGCTGCCGGCCGCCTCCTTTGTCCGCGTCCTctctacctccccccacccccaccccttctgtCCAGAACCTGCCTCCTCTggctctccctccccgccccctcctcaaGTCCGGGGtgcttctctcttccccaggGGACAGTCCGCTCCCCGCAGAACTGCCCCGAGCACGTGGCTTCTGGGCCCTTCGGTCCTTCCCCAGATCGGAGCTGGGCCTTCTCTAGCCAGCCTCGCTGACCTCTGAGTGACGCAGCAGCGACCTTCTGCACCCAGCACCTCCCCGTCCCAACTCACCAAtcgaggaaaaaaacaaacaaaaaacaaaaccgaaGGGCGACTTCTGGACTTCTgcgaagggggaaggggagggggcctggtgggggaagggaaaggctCTGAGCTGCCCAGACCCTCACTCCCACAGCACCAAACCCCACTCGCTCCGTCGTCACTTgctggagcagggaggccaggagtAGGctatagggaaactgaggctctgaaagGGAATGCGCTTTCCCACTGTCACACAGGGAGTCATAGAGGCTGGGGAGAGTGGACACTTCAGACTTAGGTAGACCTGGCATCTGTGGGATTCTGAAGGTGCCTCACCCCAGGCCGCCTGCCAAACCTAGGTTTACTCATCTATGAGATGAGAAGTGTGCAGGGCGTAGTGCCCAAGTCCCAGGCTTGCTGTAAGGAACTAAGCCCCGGGCACAGAGGAGGTACTGGTCAAATGGTGGCTTTGCCTATGAATGTTACTAATAACAGGGGCAGAGTAGCTCCTAGAGGCAGATGTCCTGGGTTCaaccccagctctaccacttacaaACTGAGggatcttgagcaagtcactgaacctctctgtgcctccctttcctcatctgtaaaagggaggTAATAATGGAACCGTCCTCCGGAGGTGGCTGTGGAGATTGAGAATATGTGCGCCAGCCCTCAGAGCAGGGCCTGGCACTAAGGGAGAGCTTTGCACGTGCCCACTGGTACTGGCAGGGAGCAGAAGTCCACTCCCCCGACCTTCGGTCCTCAGTGCCATCCCACTGGAGACTCTGGAAAGAAGAGGTCAAACTAGGGAGCCCCTACCTGAGGCCCATCTGGTCTGCCCCAGAGAACCAGCACAGGGCTTCACCCCTCCCGGTCCTTTCTCTGCGGCAGTTCCTCCTAAAGGCGGTGGCGGGCACTTTAAGCAGTTTGGGAGAAAaagatggaccctcaaccctgGACTTGGGCTCTGGCATCTGCAGCCAGTGGGTCCTCATCTTTCTGTTTCAGTCCTTCACTCCTGCTCCCAGACCCATCAGACCTGGTGGGGGTTCTCCTGTGAAAATGCAAGAGGAGGCAGGGTGCATGGTAGCCTGTGGCACGCAGGGTCCTGGGAGATAGGATGGCAGTCCAGGCGGAAGTTTGGGGCAGGAGCTTAGAGCTAGGGCCAGGAGCCCAGGATAGACCTTGGCTTTTCAACTTTTGAGCCCCATGACCACAGGCCAGACATTTCATCCCACTGGAGTTCTGTATTCTCCTCCGTCCTTGAGGATATTTCTGTCCAGCCAACCTCTCAGGGTAGTTGGGAAAGTAAAAAGAGATCAGAGATATAAAATGACTTTGACATAGGGCTTCAAAGATACACTCATGTGTACACATTCACACTCATGGAGGCATGCAGTTTTCTGACTATAGTAAATCCCAAACCTCATTTTTTCCACCAGGAGGAATCATCATAATGCATGGGCTCCCTGAGGCACGCCCCTCCATGGACACCCAGCATCTTCCTGCACCTTCTCTCTCTTATAAGACCATGGGTGTGCCCCAGAGAGGAGCCCTTGTTCACCTGCTGTCTCCCCACCCAGCCACAGGACCCTAACGCCTTAGCTTTTGCTCACAGGTCTCCCACATCTCTGCTCTGCAGAGCACGTTCTTCCTCACCCTTTGATGACTGGTTCCAGTCTCCCCTCCTCCTGTAAACGCTGGCTGACCACCAGAGCCCCCTGTCGCTCTTGCTGGCCTCTGCACATGCTCGCTCCCAAGTCTGGTTGCAATCTATCCTCCACTGAGGACCTGGCTGACCCCCTAGGTTTGTGAGCTCCTGGAAGCCCACagtctccttcctccctgtctccaAGAGTTGGTGCTCTGGAGACCTTTGCTGGAGGACAGCCAGCCCTCGTGTCCTTTACATTCTCCAGAACTCGGCAGAGGCCAAGATCCACGCTTGCCCTCTCCTTGTGCATCTAGTCAGTCAGCAGCAGACATGGGAGGAAAGCCAGCCACCCTCCAACCCCAGAACTGCAGAGgtactctctgagcctcagagtcctcacctggaaaatggagATCATGATACTGTGCATCCTAAGGCCGTCCCGGGGATTACATGAGGCTGCATGTACAGCATTGAGCATAGTGATGATGTAGAGTGAGTGGTGGCCTTAGGCTTCCCCTGTTAGCACACTGCCTTGGCTCCTTGCATCCCAGCATCTGCCCCAGACTCGGGGTACAGTTGCAGGCTAGGGTGTCTGTGGCTAGTTGGGGTGGCTAGTGTGGAAGTCTCTGGCAGGACTGAAAATCATCCCTTAAGAGGCCAGGCTGTGCTCCAGGAAAAGCACATATGTTGGCTGAGTATTGAGGGCTCCACTTGTGCTGCCTTAGCCCCTCACCTTCTTCAGTGAGAGAAGGTTGCTGAAATCCCAcgatgtggggagaggggaggggaatggataGGAATGGTCAGCTGTGCTGGGTGGAGGTAGAGCAAGACTCAGAGCTGGATCCCGTCTCCCAGGACACCCTCCTGCCCCCTCGCCATGCTGCCTCCCCCCTGGTCAGAGGCTGGAGCCCCGGGGGTTGGCATCATGCAAGCCTAGCAGGGATCTCTGctttgccacttaccagctgtgtggcctcgagcagccccttcacctctctgagactTAATTCATTATCTGGGCATTATCCCCTTAGTCCTAAGATGGAATGCATGTACAAGAACAGGAGGCAAACTGTAAAGGGCCCAAGTGATGTGAAGGGTCCCTGTTAATGCTCCTGATTCTGCCTTCCCTCAGCCTTCTTgggaaatgggagagagagagagagagagggagagagagagagagagagagagagagagagagagagagagagagagacctggcaggcagcGCCCCCTGGTGGTATGATGCTGCCTGTACCGCTCATCTCCCTGCAAGGAGCTTGCTCACTTTGAAGCCGGCAGTGGTAGCCCTGTGATGACAGTATTATGGATTTTGTGAATTCACAGAGTTGCCAGGATAAAAAGGCTTTTGAGGCTCAAGGTGGTCTCACCTTCTGCTTGGTATGACACAACACAGACACCCTAAGAAAACCTATGCCCTACATTAAAAACATCCCCCACTGAATCAACTGTTGGATGTTACCCTGCACTGGCACGATGGTGCCTTTGGGATGGTCCACGTCCCCTGGATGGCTGGTCCAAGGAACAAGAATGAAGctagaaagggaaaggaaggcaaGAGCTCGGGAGCTTAGGCAGCCAGGCAACAATCATTACTTCTATGCAGGGATTGATTATAGGCTCTGTTTCTCTAAATCCTTATAATCACCCAAGGAGGTAaacccattctacagataaggaaactgttCCTGGAGGAAAAAACTTACCAACAGAAAGGGAATAACAGAAGTGGGCTCTGAACCCAGGGCAACTGACCAAAACTCCCAAGCTTTGAATCATTGTGCTTTGCTGCCTCCTGAGACCTCGGAGACTAGCATCTGGGGGATTGAGTAGCTGGGCTACCTATAGTGCTGGCCTCTTTGGCATCCTGGCTGTCCCTGCCTGTGCTGCCAGGCTGGGTGAGCTTCTTGCTGTCCACCTCTCAGCTGAAGCCACTGACCTCCCCTGGACCAACCCAGTGTGCTTCCAGCTCCTTCCAGGTCAGGATCAGATGGTAGGGCCCCACTTCTGGACGTTCGAGGGTCTCAGGCATATGGATCTCCGATCTTGGCGTCCATGCGTCAGTGCCCTCCCAGCATTGCTGAGTGGAACCTGGCCAGCAAGTCCTTGGTGCACGTGCAACACCCATGGGTGACATTAGGACAGCTTGTCATGGGGACAATTTGGTAGGACATCCTCTTAGCTGGACGGATAGAACCTTGGACACTTGCTACATGAAATTCTATATTCCTGAATCTGGAGTCCTCATTGCTGGCTGTCCGGATTGTTCCAAAGCAGGTGTGTCTGTCAGCCACtcaagaaagggaggaagagtgGAAACTGGATTGGCAGAAGGAAATGGGGTGCATATGACTAGAGCACCCAGAGTCATCCTCGCAGCAGCCCTAGATAGGACCACCCAGGGGAGTGAGCAGAAAGTAGGATACAGTCAGCCTGATGGCCCCAAAGTCCCTCCCTAGCTCCCAGTCACAGGGGCCACACTGCCACCATTAGTCAGCAGGACACTGATCCAGAGGACAGGGACGAGACATCCAGTCAGGAAGCTCTTTTGGACTCAATCTCCCATCTTCCCTTTACCTTCCTCTATCCAAGCGATCTTTGCCCTGGCTCTTCCCTTTGCAAGGCTCTTCCCCCAGGTATCCTCATGGCTCATTCCCTCACCTCTTCCGGTGTTTCTATGTCCCTGAGCACCCATGTAAAGTTTGtatccctcccctttctccctcttccctgctttaGTTTTTCAAGCACTtaccatgagggcagggattgttGCCTGCCTTTTCTGCTGCTATATCCCAGCCTCTGGAACAAtccctggtacacagtaggcactcagaaAGTACTTGCTGAATGAACGAAGGCCCACTGCACAGTTTGGACGTCGGCCTGCTCAACTATTGCTCGACCAGCTGCTTTGCAAGAAGAACCAGTGGATCCAGAGACAGAGCTGATCATGTCACAGGAATGGTTTGCTCTGACCACCGGAAACTGGTGGTCCTGTCAGatccagtttcttttctctgactttttgCCTCTGGACTGATAAATTGAGTGGAGGACAATGGGTTTTAATCAACAGTCATCCACTCATTTGACAAATCTTGGGTCCATTCAAGTCTCACGATGGGACTGGGGCAAAGAGTTGAAGTGTCCACATCGGGAGCTTAAGTGCAAATGACAGACCATTCCCATCCCCTCCTTGGTCCACCTCTGACAAATCAGTATGCACTTGTAGACCACCAACTGAGGCTGGGGATAAACAGTGCAGAGAGCAAACACCCCTGCCCTCAGAGGGGAACGGACATTCTGGAGGGGGGAGGCGTGATGTCCAACCTCAAGGGGCTCCTGGTCCCAGAGAAAGATAACTCAAGTCTGACAAGGGCTGCAAGACACGGTGCAAAGTGCTCCATGCGGCAAGAAAAGCTGTGGGCATTCTGAGCGTAGCAGAACAGCTCTGGGGGACTGCCTGGAGGAAGGCACATTTAAACCACACTGGAGAACTGTGAGACTTGGCCCAGCAGCCCGCCTCCCTGACAAACACCCACGGCTTCCTCCCTCGCCTCCTCCAAGCCTTTGCTGTCATGTCGCTTTGTCACTGAGGCCTCCCCTCACCACCCCTTTACAACCGAACCACTGGCCCTTTCCTGCTGCTAACACACTATATGGTCTACTACACATCGTGTTCATCATCTGTGTTCTCACCCAAAGGAGATAGGAGCGGGAAGGAGCAGCACCCGCTCCCTTGCAAAGCCCAACAAGAGTTCTTCCCGTTGgtgggcaagatggcagaggggaGATGGTCACGTGGTACTGCCTGGACTTCAGAGAATTTGCTAAAAGCCAGGGGATCATCTGAGCCTCAAGGAGACCTGCCCAAGGAAGAAACACCGTTAGCCAGAGGACGGAAGGGCTGCCCTGAAGGAGCTACGTGTCCAGGCTCTCAGCTTCCTCTGAGCAGCATCTGACTTGGCCTCACCCTCTCCTGtcctcctccctcagcctggcTTCATACTGTCCCCCAGATTCTGTCACCCTAACGGCCTCTGATGGGCGAGGCCCAGAGTCTTCTGTTGCttctcctctgctcctcttctATGGGTTCTGTTTCAGCAAAACAACATTATCCCTTGTACTAAATGTCATTAATGTTTTACCACCTTTGCAGTTTTGTTTATGAACTTATTGATTTGTTTTGGTTGATAATTATATAAGGATTTAAAAGCATAAAGCATAAGAGTACAATTGTGTCATAGGGCTCGGTGACAATGTGTTGTCTTTTCAGACAATGGCCTACATTTCTCAGGCTCAAGAAGCTCTGGGCTAGCCTCGTCAGAGTTCTGCAGCTTTGACTTGCTGGTCTGGGAGGCAAGAGATGCGTTCTCTTCCCAGGTTCCGCTCGCAGTACCCTCCCCTCTggctcctgcctcccctgccttcctccccactgcaagcttcagtctcttcatctatgaaatgggaagaGTGAGAAGGAGCTGGAATCCTACCTCTCCTGAGAACTTCCCATCCCTAGCATCTTAGCATTGGACATAAGCCTCTTCAAAACCCAGAGCACCagtggggaaaaggaaaacattcactCGTTGGAAAGAGGGTTCTCTTGCATGCCTAGCCTCCATTGCAGGCAAGAAAAGCTGTCTCATGAGCCATCAAGCCCTCTGGAACACCGAAGCTGGATCAGCCGGCAGGGGCAGGCGGGGAGCAAGCAAGCGGTTCATTAGGGCTCCGCTCATCAGCACCAAGTTGTCAACAGCCTAACAAGACCCGGCTTAAGCCAGTGATCTCCTGGGAGCGGTTACCAATCCTCACAGACATGCTCTGTGGCTAGATGTGAAACCAGAGTGGGataactccttttttttaaaaaaaaaaaaaaaggaaaacaacttaaAATTCCCCAAGGAGCACATTCCTTCATCGTGAAGTATTCTCTACCCATCTCCCCCATTccctcaaaaaagaaaggaaacaaaaaaggttTGGCTGCTTCTGTGCaagctccttaaaaaaaaactatttttacagCTCTCTGAAAAAGTTCCCGTGGCTGGCGGCAGCCGGAGAACAtgagggggcagagaggagctGACGCAATGCACATTTATTAGCAGTGAGGAAAATTAATAAGGCACCAGCTCAGCCATGGCGCAGCTCAAGGGCAGCTCCACAGAACGGGGAAGCCCCAGGGACAGCTGTCGATCTGGTGGTCTCCAGGCTGAGCCCTCAGATACCTAATCAGTTGCAATCCTAGATCAGCACAGCTGGAGGGAAGCTTGGAGATCATCTAGTGCCCAGAGGACAAATGCTTTTTATCATCCATACCAAATCTGATTGATTGGTAGGGGCTGCCCGAAGCCCTGTGTTGAAAAGGAGTCTGAGGCTGCATCTGGGTCTCATGGGAATGAGTGCTGTAattgattagcaatgtctgccatgGATGAAAGAGGAAGAGTGGTAGTATTCATGCCATGTGTTTGCCACTCCTGATCTAGTCCAACCTTCCCATTTTATTGTTGGAGAGACTGAGTCCCAAAGCTTATTGTTCATAACTCCCCCCCTCCAGCCTTCTCAGGGGTCTGGCTGTTGTTGCTAAGTAGCAGGTAGCCTAAATGTAGCTGAGGATCAAAGATATAGGATCTAAAGACTGTCTCTGAAAAGCCAGAACAATCATTGGATTTGGTGAAATTCAGTCAATTACCTGTTTCCTGGAAACAATTGGTAAAATCAGTTGTCTTGTGGAATTGATGAGTCAGTTCAACCAACGTAGGTGATCTGGCAGGCCCAGGTGACCCCAAGCCAGTGCTTACTAATACTAGTGGTCAGTTAGGTAAAAAAGAACCAATGGGGGAGACTAACCAACTATTTGATCTCAGGCCAATAAAGTCCCCAAGTGGCCATTGGAGTCAACCTAATCAGATAGATTACTGTCCATCTGATCTCTACCCGACAAGCTTGGGTCGAACCATCATGAGCATGACTCCACCTCCCTCGCTCTGTCTTCTGTCCTACCGAGCCTGGcttatttccttcttccctcctgagACCGTGTTGGACCCTGCTTCCTCTGCCAGAGAATCTCTCTGCAGTGGGCTGGCCACCTTAGACAAGCTCctctcacctcccaccccacacctgccTATCAACTCTGCATTCTTAGATTCTCTCCTTCAGTGTGTGGCAGCTCAGAGTCCATCCAGGCCACTCCTCACTGTAGAACTGAGAAAGCGGAGACCTGAGCAGGGAAAGGACTTGCTAGATATCTCTGGGAAGTCATGGCAGCCCTTAGTCTCCTGACTCCCGACTCTCTAGGGTCATGCTGGTTGCCCTGGAGAAATCCATCCTGTCTGGTTCACCTGAGTTTCATGTACCACTCAGAGTACCATACATAGCTTCCAAGGACCTCCAAGGCGGGCAGTCCCAGAGTGAACACCCGGGGTGGGAAAGAACTTGGCATGTGAAGGGAGCATGCTGGGGAGTGTGGGAGGGGATGTGGGTCATCCGTAAGGTGAGTCGGGCTGCAGGAAAGGCCTGACTTGGGATGGAACCTGGAAGGACCGTCCAGGGGCCCAGCTGCCACCTCCCGGGAATGGTGAAGCCAGGCAGGGTCCTCTCTGATCTCCAAGGACTTGTCACACTGCCTCTGGGAAATCTACCTTGGTATCTGAGATCCCCACTTGATTGGCCCTTACCTGGAGAACTTGGCCAAATGGAAAAGGACCCCCAGTGCGGTGGGGAGAAGTGGGACTTCACTGTGGGGCAGCCGTTAGCTGAACGCTGGCTCCCCACTTATGAGCTGGGAGCTTGGCCAAGTTCCCTCATtattctgggcctcagtttccttgcttgCAAAGTCAGTTGGAAAGATCAGTGACCCTCATAGGGTTGCTGGGAGGACTGAAGGGGATTGTCAAGGCAAAGGGCTTGGCATGAACAATATCTTGAAcgcctctcctttcctttcaaagCACTGCTTCATGCTTCAGGGCTTGGACCCTACCaaacctcctccaggaagccttccctgaataCCTTCAGTCAATCATGCAGCCTGCTCTGGGGAACTTCCAGATGGGCCTGGCTGTGTTCTGAACTGGGAGCCTTGTTTCCCCCTGAGGAGCCTATGAGTCACTGGGAGCAGGGGTGGTCTGTATCTCCCCTCGCTCCTGAGGGCCCCCAGCTCCGGGCCGGGAACACAGTGGGTGCTAGATAAAGTAGCTGTGCAGATCCTGCaccagcctcccacccccacccacctaaTCTCCCCTGTTCCCTGATTTTCCAACCCCCTGTCTAGTTTCTTCCTAATGCTTCTGTCTCCACATCTCCAGGGCTCTGTTTGCATGAGGGAAAaaagtctacacacacacacacacacacacacacacacacacgtacgcacgcatgcatgcacacacacacacacacacacacacacacacagcccagaaAGCATCCAGTTGCTCCTGGGCGGGTTGCCAGCGATTGAGTGACCTGCAGCTTCCCCCCCAAATCACATTCCACTGGCACGGATCTTGCCCCGCCTGACGCCAGCCTCCGAACTCGCCCCCAGAGCAAACATTTCCAGTTGGCAGCTCAGTCTTGTTTTTCTGAGGCCCTGATTCAGGCTCCcttgtagaaaacagaaaacaaaatacatgggaccaaaaatgaattaaaataaaattcaaaaggaggagggtgaggtggggagg comes from the Zalophus californianus isolate mZalCal1 chromosome 8, mZalCal1.pri.v2, whole genome shotgun sequence genome and includes:
- the ATOH8 gene encoding protein atonal homolog 8 isoform X2, giving the protein MKHIPVLEDGPWKTVCVKELNGLKKLKRKGKEPARRANGYKTFRLDLGAPEPRATATNGLHDRTQRLQPVAAPVAAPVAPAVPSGGGADPAGERRGARAPEVSDARKRGFALGAVGPGLPTPPPPPPPPPPPPPAPQGRVPGGPEAQPFREPGLRPRILLCAPPARPTPSAPPAPPESSVRPAPPTRPGESSYSSISHVIYNNHPDSSASPRKRPGEATTAASEIKALQQTRRLLANARERTRVHTISAAFEALRKQVPCYSYGQKLSKLAILRIACNYILSLARLADLDYSADHSNLSFSECVQRCTRTLQAEGRAKKRKE
- the ATOH8 gene encoding protein atonal homolog 8 isoform X3, with the protein product MKHIPVLEDGPWKTVCVKELNGLKKLKRKGKEPARRANGYKTFRLDLGAPEPRATATNGLHDRTQRLQPVAAPVAAPVAPAVPSGGGADPAGERRGARAPEVSDARKRGFALGAVGPGLPTPPPPPPPPPPPPPAPQGRVPGGPEAQPFREPGLRPRILLCAPPARPTPSAPPAPPESSVRPAPPTRPGESSYSSISHVIYNNHPDSSASPRKRPGEATTAASEIKALQQTRRLLANARERTRVHTISAAFEALRKQVPCYSYGQKLSKLAILRIACNYILSLARLADLDYSADHSNLSFSECVQRCTRTLQAEGRAKKRKI
- the ATOH8 gene encoding protein atonal homolog 8 isoform X1, whose translation is MKHIPVLEDGPWKTVCVKELNGLKKLKRKGKEPARRANGYKTFRLDLGAPEPRATATNGLHDRTQRLQPVAAPVAAPVAPAVPSGGGADPAGERRGARAPEVSDARKRGFALGAVGPGLPTPPPPPPPPPPPPPAPQGRVPGGPEAQPFREPGLRPRILLCAPPARPTPSAPPAPPESSVRPAPPTRPGESSYSSISHVIYNNHPDSSASPRKRPGEATTAASEIKALQQTRRLLANARERTRVHTISAAFEALRKQVPCYSYGQKLSKLAILRIACNYILSLARLADLDYSADHSNLSFSECVQRCTRTLQAEGRAKKRKLLFLKQQLLGASEEEEEEEEEKKEEEQQDCFTPGLGCGGAGSEAGREANQTCRIRKDQFPTIQGAPFQRL